The DNA sequence CTGCAGGGTATACTGCCCGCCCAGCGCACTCGGGTACCAGTTGTTCCACTGGTTATTTGGGTCGGCAATGCTGTAGGTAAGCTCGAAAACGGATTCGCTGCTGCCGAACGGAGCCGCCGAGAACGCACGGTAGGGTGTCGCGAGCCGGTAGTTAGGACTGGCAATGACCTGCGTTGCAAAGGTTTCGGCCTCGGCCCACTGCCCCCGGTAGAGGTGCAGCCGCGCCCGAAGCGCCCGTGCCGTATTCTTCACCGCCCGGTTGCGCGTTGCTCCATCAAGCAGCAGGCGCTCGGCTTCGGTCAGGTCGGCAAGAACCTGGTCGTAAGTCTGTTCCAGCGTACTCCGCTTGATACCCTGCCCATCGGCGACGGAGCGGGTGGGTTTCAGCACGAGTGGCACCCCTCCCCAGCCGCGGCCCAGGTCAAAATAAGCCAGCGCCCGGATAAAGTAGGCTTCGCCCAGTAGCTGGTTTTTCTCCGTTGCCGTCAGCAGCGGGTCGCTCAGGTCGGGCAGGGCTGCCAGTACGTTATTAGCCGAGTTGATGGCCTGGTAAATCTGCGTCCAGGTTTCGGTAATGATGACATTGTCGGCGCTCAGGGCGTTCTGATCGATCTGGTTGAACTGGTTTAGGGTTCCGTTGAACCGGACGTTATCGCCCGGCAGGTAGCCCAGCACCGGGTAGTTGAGCTGGTAATAGTTCTGAACGCTGCTGTAAGTGCCGAGCAGAGCCGCCCGGGCACTACCCGCGTCGGTGATGGCCCGGCTGTCGGACAGTTGCTGAAAGGGCTGCACATCCAGCGTACCGCAGGCGGCCGTCAGGATCAGCAGGAAAAGATAGGTGACTGCTTTCATGATGGATCGGAAGGAGGATCGTTAGAGGCCGATGGTCAGACCAGCCTGCAGCGTACGGGGCTGCGGCACGGTGGCCCAGTCGAAATTTTTGGTGTTGGCTACGTTGCTTTGGGAGTTCACTTCGGGATCGAGGCCGGAATAAGGCGTGAGGGTGAACAGGTTGGTCGCCTGCACGTAGGCCCGCAGCGACGCCAGCCGGAAACGGGTCAGCAGCGATTTCGGTACGGTATACCCCAGCGACAGGGTACGCAGCCGCACGAATGAGCCATCTTCGAGGTAACGGTCGCTCAGGTTCTGAACTACGCCCCCGTAGTTGTTGCTGGCGGGATCGGTCGTCAGCCGGGGAATGCTGGTTTCGTCGCCCGGCTTCTGCCAGCGGTTGAGCTGATCGGGTACGTAGCCGATGTTGCGCTGGGTACCGCCGTGGACCAGAAAGAAGCGGTTCATGTTCATGATCTTCGCACCTTTCTCAAAATACAGGTTCAGCCCCAGATCGAATCCTTTGTAGGACAGCGTATTGGAAAAGCCCCCGAAAAAATCGGGCCAGGCGTTGCCCACCAGTTGCCGGTCGGCTACGTTAATGGTGCCGTCGCCGTTCACATCCTGGTACTCGGCATCGCCCGTTTCGGGGTTGACGCGCGTCTGGCGGTAGAGCCAGAACGAGTATAGCGACGCGCCCTCCTGAAGCCGGAAAATATCGCGGGAGCCGGTCGTGATGGGCGCGGCCAGTTTCTCGATGCGGT is a window from the Spirosoma rigui genome containing:
- a CDS encoding RagB/SusD family nutrient uptake outer membrane protein, which gives rise to MKAVTYLFLLILTAACGTLDVQPFQQLSDSRAITDAGSARAALLGTYSSVQNYYQLNYPVLGYLPGDNVRFNGTLNQFNQIDQNALSADNVIITETWTQIYQAINSANNVLAALPDLSDPLLTATEKNQLLGEAYFIRALAYFDLGRGWGGVPLVLKPTRSVADGQGIKRSTLEQTYDQVLADLTEAERLLLDGATRNRAVKNTARALRARLHLYRGQWAEAETFATQVIASPNYRLATPYRAFSAAPFGSSESVFELTYSIADPNNQWNNWYPSALGGQYTLQPTPEFVTLANRADAGGNRNVLLSTVRSGATDFVYGNLYNRAAQRDDPAYVIRLAELYLIRSEARARQGKLTDALTDLNVIRSRAGVPAGTAATANALLLAVENERRVEFAFEADRWFDLVRTGRADDVLGITDQRKWLFPIPFNDIAADADLTQNPGY